The following coding sequences are from one Brooklawnia cerclae window:
- the aroD gene encoding type I 3-dehydroquinate dehydratase: MSASRQGPTLTVRGVVLGQGRPKVIVPLTDAHEAGLIAAARRIAASPVDMVEWRVDRFDGRGNRERVRRVAARLRETIGDRPLLFTPRTQDEGGEWAPSPDAYRDVVADACAGGDIDLVDVQYLHPAARRCIETAHAHHVPVIASSHDFQATPALPAIMDQLEAMQSAGADVCKIAVMPHKPEDVATLLAATARAHETARVPLLTMSMGALGGISRLAGQVFGSCATFATLGDEGSAPGQMPLDEVLASLDLIGRGLA; the protein is encoded by the coding sequence ATGAGCGCGTCACGTCAGGGCCCCACCCTCACAGTGCGAGGCGTCGTCCTGGGGCAGGGACGCCCCAAGGTCATCGTCCCGTTGACCGACGCGCACGAGGCCGGCCTGATCGCGGCAGCGAGACGCATCGCCGCCAGCCCCGTCGACATGGTGGAGTGGCGTGTGGATCGCTTCGACGGCCGGGGCAACCGGGAACGCGTCCGCCGTGTCGCCGCCAGGCTCAGGGAGACGATCGGTGACCGGCCCCTGCTGTTCACTCCCCGCACTCAGGACGAGGGCGGCGAGTGGGCTCCGTCACCCGACGCCTATCGCGACGTGGTGGCCGACGCATGCGCCGGCGGCGACATCGACCTCGTCGACGTGCAGTACCTGCACCCAGCGGCCCGTCGCTGCATCGAGACGGCGCATGCCCATCACGTGCCCGTGATCGCGTCGAGCCACGACTTCCAGGCGACCCCGGCTCTACCTGCGATCATGGATCAGCTGGAAGCGATGCAGTCGGCCGGCGCCGACGTGTGCAAGATCGCTGTGATGCCGCACAAGCCCGAGGACGTCGCCACCTTGCTGGCTGCGACCGCACGCGCACACGAGACCGCCCGCGTGCCGCTGCTCACCATGTCCATGGGAGCTCTCGGGGGCATCAGCCGCCTGGCGGGGCAGGTGTTCGGCTCGTGCGCCACGTTCGCCACGCTCGGGGACGAGGGCTCGGCGCCCGGCCAGATGCCGCTGGACGAGGTGCTGGCGTCCCTCGATCTCATCGGGCGCGGGCTGGCCTGA
- a CDS encoding lytic transglycosylase domain-containing protein, whose product MSEPVDEGYYPEGRYPEGEYARGGSVAFGATVVVGVVTVAIATVFGINAARLQIGDSEPAVVEAAPPVVGAQWPTAQAGVDPAQSSGSGQETGTGQETGSDQALRSVRPDPDWVDRVAGAAGIPWRAMEAYAAADLLVDRENPGCGLGWNTLAGIGSIESDHGRHGGAVLRDDGYPTRAIVGPVLNGEGVAAIPDTDGGVWDADADWDRAVGPMQFIPSTWARWGADGNGDGVADPNQIDDAALAAARYLCASGPMTTSQGWRAAVLSYNQSDEYANEVAATANQYARQAG is encoded by the coding sequence ATGAGCGAGCCTGTGGACGAGGGCTACTACCCCGAGGGCCGCTACCCCGAGGGGGAGTACGCGCGGGGCGGATCGGTCGCCTTCGGAGCGACCGTGGTGGTGGGCGTGGTCACCGTGGCGATCGCCACGGTGTTCGGGATCAACGCGGCGCGGCTGCAGATCGGTGACTCGGAGCCCGCGGTCGTGGAGGCGGCACCGCCCGTCGTCGGAGCGCAGTGGCCGACCGCCCAAGCCGGTGTGGACCCGGCCCAGTCGTCCGGCTCGGGGCAGGAGACCGGCACGGGGCAGGAGACCGGCTCGGATCAGGCCCTGCGGTCGGTGCGCCCGGACCCCGACTGGGTGGACCGGGTCGCCGGAGCGGCGGGAATACCCTGGCGCGCCATGGAGGCGTACGCCGCGGCCGATCTGCTGGTCGACCGGGAGAATCCCGGCTGCGGCCTCGGGTGGAACACGCTGGCGGGAATCGGCTCGATCGAGTCGGATCACGGCAGGCACGGGGGTGCCGTGCTGCGCGACGACGGCTACCCGACCCGGGCGATCGTGGGGCCGGTGCTGAACGGCGAAGGGGTGGCGGCGATCCCCGACACCGACGGCGGTGTGTGGGACGCCGATGCGGACTGGGACCGTGCGGTGGGCCCGATGCAGTTCATTCCGAGCACCTGGGCGAGGTGGGGCGCCGACGGCAACGGTGACGGAGTGGCCGATCCCAACCAGATCGACGACGCGGCACTGGCTGCCGCCCGGTACCTGTGCGCGTCGGGACCCATGACCACGTCACAGGGATGGCGAGCCGCGGTGCTGTCGTACAACCAGTCGGACGAGTACGCGAACGAGGTCGCGGCCACCGCGAACCAGTACGCGCGGCAGGCGGGCTGA
- a CDS encoding protein kinase domain-containing protein — protein sequence MSDVDEGPSAQGLVLGGRFLLGELLGVGGSASVYEVRDLRDDTEAAVKILHAHLCADDSAREAFLREAGRVHGLVHPNIVRVRGSGLHDAGGVLQPWIAMDLVRGPSLAEWVSTRGPMGVDDAIRLFDGVLAGLGAAHAAGIVHRDVSPRNIVLTDVAAGEAITPTTARLLDFGLADASGHDTRGAGMLFTGSIQSGDGLVAGNPFYMSPELAQGFPVRAASDLYQAGGCLYFAVTGSPPFPRATGQEAMAAHVNAPPPVPSALAPAARPLDRVVTLAMAKTPVRRFRDADAFRAALVAATRGPASGEPGLAPGAGMLGPAALNEGLAGPAAAGDTPLSEASPDGAASAEVAPSEAVTAVVAPHAPAAPAEPSVTRVIPQQVETPSLDYLDPVDADLGSVADPSSGGSSSGGIVAVIVFLVVAFLGVGLVWSTTSGSWDTQVVPPTVDSPSAEPSGPTSEAVPTEPADSPVEPPPTTPTQTPSQTPVEQVAVPPLWGTLADAQAALGQAGLALGAVERIDSPEQADRVLSQSPAAGTPVAPGSVIDVVVASGSNSVPDVVGLDAATASALVESAGFQVARDPAYASASSLVTRTRPASGEALRVGVTVTLTIATQIVTPTTTPTNTPSPRLGDA from the coding sequence ATGAGCGACGTGGACGAGGGACCATCCGCCCAGGGGCTTGTGCTGGGCGGGCGGTTCCTGCTGGGCGAACTGCTCGGCGTGGGCGGTTCGGCTTCGGTGTACGAGGTCCGCGATCTGCGTGACGACACCGAGGCCGCGGTCAAGATCCTGCACGCGCATCTGTGCGCCGACGACTCGGCGAGGGAGGCCTTCCTGCGTGAGGCGGGTCGCGTCCATGGGCTCGTCCACCCGAACATCGTGCGCGTGCGGGGATCGGGGCTGCACGACGCCGGGGGCGTGCTGCAGCCGTGGATCGCGATGGACCTGGTGCGAGGGCCGAGCCTGGCCGAGTGGGTCTCCACGCGTGGGCCGATGGGCGTGGACGATGCGATCCGGCTGTTCGATGGCGTGCTGGCGGGGCTCGGGGCCGCGCATGCCGCCGGGATCGTGCATCGCGACGTGTCGCCGCGCAACATCGTCCTGACCGATGTCGCCGCAGGCGAAGCCATCACGCCGACGACGGCCCGGCTGCTGGACTTCGGTCTGGCCGACGCGAGCGGCCACGACACGCGCGGCGCGGGCATGCTGTTCACCGGCTCGATCCAATCGGGCGACGGGCTCGTCGCAGGCAACCCCTTCTACATGTCGCCGGAGCTGGCACAGGGTTTCCCGGTTCGTGCCGCGTCCGACCTGTACCAGGCGGGCGGGTGTCTGTATTTCGCGGTGACCGGGAGTCCGCCGTTCCCCCGCGCGACCGGCCAGGAGGCCATGGCCGCCCACGTGAACGCGCCGCCACCGGTTCCATCGGCGCTGGCACCCGCCGCCCGTCCGCTCGACCGCGTCGTGACGCTCGCGATGGCGAAGACACCTGTGCGCAGGTTCCGTGACGCGGACGCGTTCCGCGCAGCCCTCGTCGCGGCCACCCGAGGGCCTGCATCGGGTGAGCCGGGCCTCGCCCCGGGTGCGGGGATGCTCGGGCCGGCGGCGCTGAACGAGGGCCTCGCGGGCCCGGCCGCGGCGGGCGACACCCCGCTGAGCGAGGCGTCCCCGGACGGCGCCGCGTCGGCCGAGGTGGCGCCGAGCGAGGCTGTGACGGCGGTCGTCGCCCCGCATGCACCGGCGGCGCCGGCTGAGCCGTCGGTGACGAGGGTGATTCCCCAGCAGGTGGAGACCCCGTCGTTGGACTATCTGGACCCGGTGGACGCCGACCTCGGCTCGGTCGCCGATCCTTCGTCCGGGGGGTCGTCGTCCGGCGGAATCGTGGCCGTGATCGTCTTCCTGGTCGTGGCGTTCCTCGGAGTGGGGTTGGTGTGGTCGACGACGTCGGGCTCCTGGGACACGCAGGTGGTCCCGCCGACCGTGGACAGCCCATCCGCGGAACCGTCGGGACCGACCAGTGAGGCGGTGCCCACGGAACCGGCCGATTCGCCAGTCGAGCCTCCGCCGACGACCCCCACCCAGACCCCGAGCCAGACGCCGGTCGAGCAGGTGGCCGTCCCGCCGCTGTGGGGCACCCTGGCCGATGCTCAGGCGGCGTTGGGTCAGGCCGGTCTGGCGCTCGGTGCGGTCGAACGGATCGACTCGCCCGAGCAGGCGGATCGGGTGCTGTCCCAGAGCCCGGCCGCGGGGACGCCGGTGGCGCCGGGGAGCGTGATCGACGTGGTGGTCGCCTCGGGGTCGAACTCGGTGCCCGACGTCGTCGGACTGGACGCGGCGACCGCGTCGGCGCTGGTGGAGTCGGCAGGTTTCCAGGTGGCCCGCGATCCCGCCTACGCGTCGGCGTCCTCGCTGGTCACACGGACGCGTCCGGCTAGCGGGGAGGCGCTGCGGGTGGGCGTGACGGTGACGCTGACGATAGCCACGCAGATCGTCACCCCGACGACCACGCCCACGAACACGCCGAGCCCGCGATTGGGGGACGCATGA
- a CDS encoding energy-coupling factor transporter transmembrane component T family protein has protein sequence MTVDPAPHLRQPTRLDRLNPVTRLALAILASVPILATLDLVSAGTMLVCQLIAFLACGVPARRLARRLAPLLLIAPIGAISMALYGKPGGRIWAHWWLLTVSDDSLVMAGAVFLRILVLGTAAIVLVGGADPTRMADGMAQIVRLPERFVLGTLAGVRMIGLFAEDWRTMTLARRARGLGDAGRVRRFATMAFALLVFAIRRGTKLATAMEARGFGGKQKRTWARPSSLGLPDLVGLLVTLAICALSIGLAVRMGTFWFVGWS, from the coding sequence ATGACCGTGGACCCGGCCCCGCACCTGCGGCAGCCCACCCGACTCGACCGGCTCAACCCCGTCACCCGGCTCGCGCTGGCGATTCTGGCGTCCGTGCCGATCCTAGCCACCCTTGACCTAGTCAGCGCCGGGACGATGCTCGTCTGTCAGCTGATCGCCTTCCTCGCCTGCGGGGTACCTGCCCGACGGCTGGCCCGCAGGCTCGCGCCGCTGCTGCTGATCGCCCCGATCGGCGCGATCAGCATGGCGCTGTACGGCAAGCCCGGCGGGCGTATCTGGGCCCATTGGTGGCTGCTGACCGTCAGCGACGACTCGCTGGTCATGGCCGGAGCGGTCTTCCTGCGCATCCTCGTGCTCGGCACCGCCGCGATCGTCCTGGTCGGTGGCGCCGACCCCACCCGGATGGCCGACGGCATGGCCCAGATCGTCCGCCTGCCGGAGCGTTTCGTGCTCGGGACGCTGGCCGGGGTGCGCATGATCGGCCTGTTCGCCGAGGACTGGCGGACGATGACGCTGGCCCGCAGGGCCCGCGGCCTGGGTGATGCCGGACGCGTCCGCAGATTCGCGACCATGGCGTTCGCGCTGCTGGTGTTCGCGATCCGGCGCGGCACGAAACTCGCCACCGCGATGGAAGCCCGCGGCTTCGGCGGCAAGCAGAAACGCACCTGGGCGCGCCCATCCTCGCTAGGCCTGCCCGACCTGGTGGGGCTGCTGGTCACGCTGGCGATATGCGCGCTGTCGATCGGGTTGGCAGTGCGCATGGGCACGTTCTGGTTCGTCGGGTGGTCGTGA
- a CDS encoding ABC transporter ATP-binding protein, translating into MITADDWGWRYAGRSSWAVRGASLHIADGERVLLLGASGSGKSTLLAALAGVLGGADEGTETGRLLIDGKHPSRLRGRVGLVMQDPESQVVLARVGDDVAFGCENLGMSPEQIWPRVHQALDAVNLPLSLEHPTGALSGGQKQRLAIAAALAMQPAPGDPGGSTPILCLDEPTANLDPQGIREVRDAIGRVVADRRTTLVVVEHRIDLWADLVDRIIVLGPGEVIADGPAAQVLRDQTETLLAAGVWVPGVPTGLDPRTTPASPGPVLVTEHLRTGYEASHPVSDDLRVAVPEGLSTVITGPNGAGKSTLALTLAGLLRPLGGKVIAGPSLRPTHRGRHLVPADPHTWTSRDLLTRLGTVFQQPEHQFVERSVRAELAVGLRALGWDTGRAQARVDELLSVLHLEAHADANPFTLSGGEQRRLSVGTVLATSPQVIVLDEPTFGQDRNTWSDLVGLVRGILDEGRTIVSVTHDRDYLDVLGEHEISLTAERIAA; encoded by the coding sequence ATGATCACTGCGGACGACTGGGGCTGGCGCTATGCCGGGCGTTCCTCGTGGGCCGTCCGCGGAGCGAGCCTCCACATCGCCGACGGGGAGCGGGTGCTCCTGCTCGGGGCGAGCGGGTCGGGCAAGTCGACCCTGCTCGCCGCGCTCGCCGGCGTCCTCGGGGGCGCCGACGAGGGAACGGAGACGGGCAGGCTTCTCATCGACGGAAAGCATCCCTCCCGCCTGAGGGGCCGGGTCGGCCTGGTCATGCAGGACCCGGAGTCGCAGGTCGTGCTCGCCCGGGTCGGCGACGACGTCGCGTTCGGCTGCGAGAACCTCGGCATGTCACCCGAACAGATCTGGCCGCGGGTGCACCAGGCCCTCGACGCGGTGAACCTGCCGCTGTCGCTGGAACATCCCACGGGCGCGCTGTCGGGCGGCCAGAAGCAACGGCTCGCCATCGCCGCCGCGCTCGCGATGCAACCGGCGCCCGGCGATCCCGGGGGAAGCACGCCCATCCTCTGTCTGGACGAGCCCACGGCGAACCTCGACCCACAGGGCATCCGGGAGGTCCGGGACGCGATCGGGCGCGTCGTGGCCGACCGGCGGACGACCCTGGTCGTCGTCGAGCACCGTATCGATCTGTGGGCCGACCTGGTCGATCGGATCATCGTGCTCGGTCCGGGAGAGGTGATCGCCGATGGTCCCGCGGCCCAGGTGCTCCGCGATCAGACCGAGACGCTGCTGGCCGCCGGGGTATGGGTGCCGGGCGTCCCCACAGGCCTTGACCCGCGAACGACCCCGGCGTCCCCGGGACCGGTGCTGGTCACCGAGCACCTGCGAACCGGCTACGAGGCCTCCCACCCGGTGAGCGACGATCTGCGAGTCGCCGTCCCCGAGGGCCTGAGCACCGTGATCACCGGCCCCAACGGCGCCGGCAAGTCGACCCTGGCACTCACACTGGCGGGGCTGCTCCGGCCACTCGGTGGGAAGGTGATCGCGGGCCCCTCGCTGCGTCCCACCCATCGGGGACGACACCTGGTCCCCGCCGACCCCCACACCTGGACGAGCCGAGACCTCCTCACCCGCCTCGGCACGGTCTTCCAGCAGCCGGAGCACCAGTTCGTCGAGCGCAGCGTCCGGGCCGAACTGGCCGTCGGGCTGCGAGCGCTCGGCTGGGACACCGGGCGCGCCCAGGCCAGGGTGGACGAGCTGCTGAGCGTCCTGCACCTCGAAGCACATGCGGACGCCAACCCCTTCACCTTGTCGGGTGGCGAACAGCGCCGGCTCAGCGTCGGCACGGTGCTGGCCACGAGTCCGCAGGTGATCGTGCTGGACGAGCCGACGTTCGGCCAGGATCGCAACACCTGGAGCGATCTGGTCGGGCTCGTGCGGGGCATCCTCGACGAGGGCCGGACGATCGTGTCGGTCACCCACGACCGGGACTACCTGGACGTCCTCGGCGAGCACGAGATCTCCCTCACGGCCGAACGGATCGCGGCATGA
- a CDS encoding AAA family ATPase → MTGSDAPAGVGPVVTLFETSGSLMDRIGLRLGELLGVPVVGPSLTPDAVALALDPEAGTNDAFERLLQNLGPDAVVDAALSNADLDAVATRIDHNTRTVRNAARAGGVILGRNAAFILRDWPNAFHVMLDGSWAERVNRASEASDYAAEREALRMQLEDDVRTRLAVFAYGYDPRGLEHYDLVVNTCRLDVEQASRVIASALCATDNLAGDGPAQPSRG, encoded by the coding sequence ATGACCGGATCGGATGCCCCGGCAGGCGTGGGCCCCGTCGTCACACTGTTCGAAACCAGCGGTTCCCTCATGGACCGGATCGGGCTCCGGCTGGGCGAGTTGCTCGGAGTGCCGGTTGTGGGGCCGTCGCTGACCCCGGACGCCGTCGCCCTGGCCCTCGATCCCGAGGCCGGTACCAACGACGCCTTCGAGCGGCTGCTGCAGAACCTGGGGCCGGACGCCGTGGTGGACGCCGCTCTGTCGAACGCGGACCTCGATGCCGTAGCCACCCGGATCGACCACAACACGCGAACCGTGCGCAACGCGGCGCGTGCGGGTGGCGTCATCCTGGGACGCAACGCCGCCTTCATCCTGCGGGACTGGCCGAACGCCTTCCACGTGATGCTCGACGGCTCATGGGCCGAGCGGGTCAACCGGGCGTCCGAGGCGTCCGACTACGCCGCCGAACGCGAGGCGCTGCGCATGCAACTCGAGGACGATGTGCGCACCCGGCTGGCCGTCTTCGCCTACGGCTACGATCCGCGCGGGCTCGAGCACTACGACCTGGTGGTGAACACCTGCAGGCTGGACGTCGAGCAGGCTTCGCGGGTGATCGCGTCGGCCCTGTGTGCAACGGACAACCTGGCCGGCGACGGACCGGCCCAGCCCTCGCGAGGCTGA
- a CDS encoding cobalt ABC transporter, which translates to MPETTDARTIELPGDWPLLVDDVLTAAADRRPVVLLDGGSGSGKTTLARALRRELAARLGPVQLVSLDDCYPGWHGLALASQWVWQTILAPDEPGHPTWDWRHDEVSGWVPLDPERPIIVEGCGAISIRSAPLASSRLWYEVSADERKRRALGRGDGDGFRPWWDDWAEQEAALWSVNRPWRLADWVVHGDLEASPD; encoded by the coding sequence ATGCCCGAGACGACCGATGCGAGGACGATCGAGCTTCCCGGCGACTGGCCGCTGCTGGTGGACGATGTGCTCACCGCCGCGGCCGACCGCCGGCCGGTCGTCCTGCTCGACGGGGGCTCCGGCTCGGGCAAGACCACGCTCGCCCGGGCGCTGCGCCGCGAACTGGCCGCACGCCTGGGCCCCGTACAACTCGTCAGCCTGGACGACTGCTACCCCGGTTGGCACGGCTTGGCGCTGGCGTCCCAGTGGGTCTGGCAGACGATCCTGGCCCCCGACGAGCCCGGGCATCCCACATGGGACTGGCGCCACGACGAGGTGTCGGGCTGGGTGCCGCTCGATCCCGAGCGGCCGATCATCGTCGAAGGTTGCGGGGCGATCAGCATCCGCAGCGCACCGCTGGCCTCCTCCCGCCTGTGGTACGAGGTGTCGGCGGACGAGCGGAAGCGCCGCGCCCTCGGCCGCGGCGACGGCGACGGCTTCCGGCCCTGGTGGGACGACTGGGCTGAGCAGGAGGCGGCGCTGTGGTCGGTGAACCGACCCTGGCGGCTGGCCGACTGGGTGGTGCACGGCGACCTGGAGGCATCTCCCGATTAG
- a CDS encoding ATP-dependent Clp protease ATP-binding subunit: MFERFTDRARRVVVLAQDEAKMLNHNYIGTEHILLGLIHEGEGVAAKALEQMGISLEAVREQVEEIIGHGQSQPTGHIPFTPRAKKVLELSLREALQMNHSYIGTEHILLGLIREGEGVAAQVLIKLGADLNRVRNTVLQLLSGYQGNQEGQPITSGAPEMESSRGAATVLDQFGRNLTQAARENRLDPVIGRQTEIERVMTVLSRRTKNNPVLIGEPGVGKTAIVEGLAQRIVRGDVPETLRDKQIYTLDLGALVAGSRYRGDFEERLKKVLKEIKNRGDIMLFIDEIHTLVGAGAAEGAIDAASILKPMLARGELQTIGATTLEEYRKYIEKDAALERRFQPIQVAEPSIAMTIDILKGLRDRYEAHHRVTITDEALTAAANMADRYVQDRFLPDKAIDLIDEAGARMRIQRMTAPPDLREFDEKIAGVRIEKEAAIDSQDFERAAGLRDQEKRLLTARAEREKAWKEGDSDTPAVVGEEQIAEVLASSTGVPVARLTEEESTRLLRMEDELHKRYVGQEEAVKALARSIRRTRAGLKDPKRPSGSFIFAGPSGVGKTELTKALAEFLFGDEDALITLDMSEYSEKHTASRMFGSPPGYVGYEEGGQLTEKVRRKPFSVILFDEIEKAHPDIFNSLLQILDEGRLTDAQGRVVDFKNTVIVMTTNLGSRDISKGVSLGFSRAGDAETSYESMKSKVNEELKQHFRPEFLNRVDETIVFHQLTPADIEHIVDLMVAEIEHRLADRDMGIELTPAAKALIAKRGYDPVLGARPLRRAIQRDIEDPVAEQILFGNLLPGSIVLVDAAKDATETSSDAFTFTGTPKSDLPDVPPFAEVGEQQG; encoded by the coding sequence AGATGCTCAACCACAACTACATCGGCACGGAACACATTCTGCTCGGCCTCATCCACGAGGGTGAGGGTGTCGCCGCAAAGGCCCTTGAGCAGATGGGGATATCACTGGAGGCTGTACGCGAGCAGGTCGAGGAGATCATCGGTCACGGCCAGTCGCAGCCGACGGGGCACATCCCCTTCACGCCGCGGGCCAAGAAGGTCCTGGAGCTCTCGCTGCGCGAGGCGCTCCAGATGAACCACAGCTACATCGGCACGGAGCACATCCTGCTCGGTCTCATCCGTGAGGGTGAGGGCGTCGCGGCGCAGGTGCTCATCAAGCTGGGCGCCGACCTCAATCGCGTCCGCAACACCGTCCTGCAGCTGCTGAGCGGCTACCAGGGCAACCAGGAGGGCCAGCCGATCACGTCAGGAGCCCCTGAGATGGAATCGTCCCGCGGTGCGGCCACGGTGCTCGACCAGTTCGGCCGCAATCTGACCCAGGCCGCTCGCGAGAACCGGCTCGACCCGGTGATCGGGCGGCAGACCGAGATCGAGCGCGTCATGACGGTGCTCTCCCGCCGGACGAAGAACAACCCGGTCCTGATCGGGGAGCCCGGCGTCGGCAAGACCGCCATCGTCGAGGGCCTCGCTCAGCGCATCGTCCGTGGCGACGTGCCTGAGACCCTGCGCGACAAGCAGATCTACACCCTCGATCTCGGTGCGCTGGTGGCGGGCTCCCGCTACCGCGGCGACTTCGAGGAACGCCTGAAGAAGGTGCTGAAGGAGATCAAGAACCGCGGCGACATCATGCTGTTCATCGACGAGATCCACACCCTGGTGGGTGCGGGTGCCGCCGAGGGCGCGATCGACGCGGCGTCCATCCTGAAGCCGATGCTGGCCCGTGGCGAACTGCAGACCATCGGGGCGACGACCCTCGAGGAGTACCGCAAGTACATCGAGAAGGACGCCGCTCTGGAGCGCCGGTTCCAGCCGATCCAGGTCGCCGAGCCGTCGATCGCCATGACGATCGACATCCTCAAGGGTCTGCGCGACCGCTACGAGGCTCACCACCGCGTCACCATCACCGACGAGGCACTGACCGCCGCGGCCAACATGGCTGATCGCTACGTGCAGGATCGTTTCCTGCCCGACAAGGCGATCGACCTGATCGACGAGGCCGGCGCCCGCATGCGCATCCAGCGGATGACCGCCCCGCCCGACCTGCGCGAGTTCGACGAGAAGATCGCCGGCGTCCGCATCGAGAAGGAGGCGGCGATCGACTCGCAGGACTTCGAGCGTGCCGCGGGGCTCCGCGACCAGGAGAAGCGCCTGCTGACCGCCCGCGCCGAGCGCGAGAAGGCCTGGAAGGAGGGCGACTCCGACACCCCGGCCGTGGTCGGTGAGGAGCAGATCGCCGAGGTGCTCGCCAGTTCCACCGGCGTGCCCGTCGCGCGGCTGACCGAGGAGGAGTCGACGCGGCTGCTGCGCATGGAGGACGAGCTGCACAAGCGCTACGTCGGCCAGGAGGAGGCCGTCAAGGCCCTCGCACGGTCGATCCGCCGCACGCGTGCCGGGTTGAAGGACCCGAAGCGCCCGTCCGGTTCGTTCATCTTCGCCGGCCCCTCGGGCGTCGGCAAGACCGAGCTCACCAAGGCACTGGCCGAGTTCCTGTTCGGGGACGAGGACGCGCTCATCACGCTCGACATGTCCGAGTACTCCGAGAAGCACACCGCGTCGCGGATGTTCGGCAGCCCGCCCGGCTACGTCGGATACGAAGAGGGCGGCCAGCTCACCGAGAAGGTGCGCCGCAAGCCGTTCAGCGTCATCCTGTTCGACGAGATCGAGAAGGCGCACCCCGACATCTTCAACTCGTTGCTGCAGATCCTGGACGAGGGCCGTCTGACCGACGCCCAGGGCCGCGTGGTCGACTTCAAGAACACGGTCATCGTCATGACGACCAACCTCGGCAGCCGCGACATCTCGAAGGGCGTCTCGCTCGGGTTCTCCCGTGCGGGCGATGCCGAGACCAGCTACGAGTCGATGAAGTCGAAGGTGAACGAGGAACTGAAGCAGCACTTCCGCCCCGAGTTCCTCAACCGCGTGGACGAGACGATCGTCTTCCACCAGCTGACGCCGGCCGACATCGAGCACATCGTCGACCTGATGGTTGCGGAGATCGAGCACCGTCTGGCCGATCGTGACATGGGCATCGAGCTCACGCCCGCGGCCAAGGCCCTGATCGCCAAGCGCGGGTACGACCCGGTTCTCGGCGCCCGGCCGTTGCGCCGCGCGATCCAGCGCGACATCGAGGATCCGGTGGCCGAGCAGATCCTGTTCGGCAATCTGCTCCCCGGCTCCATCGTGCTGGTGGACGCAGCCAAGGACGCGACCGAGACATCGTCCGACGCGTTCACCTTCACGGGGACGCCCAAGTCGGACCTGCCCGACGTCCCTCCGTTCGCGGAGGTCGGTGAGCAGCAGGGCTGA
- a CDS encoding ECF transporter S component, producing the protein MTTNTPATNTDESTPLTSNRSWRVVDIVVAAVLGVATGLIFFGWNTVGYAWFQAMDAITPGLGGIAAGIWFLGGPLGMLVIRKPGAAIFVELVGAVTSALIGNVWGISTLYSGLAQGIGAEIVFLAFAYRNYRLPVALLSGALAGVGAWTLELFTSPNLPKGFTFNAIYLVCTAVSGVVLAGLVGWLVVRALARTGVLSRFASGRDEQARAETAA; encoded by the coding sequence ATGACAACGAATACACCGGCGACGAACACGGACGAGAGCACACCGCTCACGTCGAACCGCTCCTGGCGAGTGGTCGACATCGTCGTCGCAGCCGTGCTCGGCGTAGCCACCGGCCTGATCTTCTTCGGCTGGAACACCGTCGGGTACGCCTGGTTCCAGGCCATGGACGCGATCACCCCGGGCCTCGGCGGGATCGCCGCGGGCATCTGGTTCCTCGGCGGGCCGCTCGGCATGCTCGTGATCCGCAAGCCGGGGGCCGCGATCTTCGTCGAACTGGTCGGCGCCGTCACATCAGCGCTCATCGGCAATGTGTGGGGCATCAGCACGCTCTACTCGGGCCTGGCACAGGGGATCGGCGCCGAGATCGTCTTCCTGGCCTTCGCCTACCGCAACTACCGCCTGCCCGTCGCCCTGCTGTCCGGTGCCCTTGCGGGCGTCGGAGCCTGGACCCTGGAGCTGTTCACCAGCCCCAACCTGCCCAAGGGCTTCACCTTCAACGCGATCTACCTCGTGTGCACCGCGGTCTCGGGTGTCGTCCTGGCAGGGCTCGTGGGCTGGCTGGTCGTCCGGGCGCTGGCTCGTACCGGCGTGCTGAGCCGTTTCGCGTCCGGGCGGGACGAGCAGGCCCGGGCCGAGACCGCCGCCTGA